The proteins below are encoded in one region of Phaseolus vulgaris cultivar G19833 chromosome 1, P. vulgaris v2.0, whole genome shotgun sequence:
- the LOC137816562 gene encoding LIM domain-containing protein WLIM1-like, which produces MAFAGTTQKCMACDKTVYLVDKLTADNRVFHKACFRCHHCKGTLKLSNYNSFEGVLYCRPHFDQLFKRTGSLDKSFEGTPKIAKPEKTLEEKPGAAKVSSMFGGTREKCAGCQKTVYPTEKVTVNGTPYHKSCFKCCHGGCVISPSNYIAHEGKLYCKHHHIQLIKEKGNLSQLEGDHEKSESNGKINGEEVSAEA; this is translated from the exons ATGGCATTTGCAGGAACAACCCAGAAGTGTATGGCTTGTGACAAAACTGTTTATCTGGTTGATAAGTTGACTGCAGATAACCGAGTGTTCCACAAAGCTTGCTTCAGATGCCATCACTGCAAAGGAACCCTCAAG CTTAGCAACTACAACTCTTTTGAGGGAGTTCTTTACTGCAGGCCACACTTTGATCAACTGTTCAAAAGAACTGGGAGCCTTGACAAAAGCTTTGAAG GGACACCAAAAATTGCCAAGCCAGAAAAAACTTTGGAGGAG AAACCTGGAGCAGCCAAAGTCTCAAGTATGTTTGGTGGAACAAGGGAGAAATGTGCTGGTTGTCAGAAAACGGTGTATCCCACTGAGAAG GTTACTGTGAATGGAACACCTTACCATAAGAGTTGTTTCAAATGCTGCCATGGAGGGTGTGTTATCAGTCCTTCCAATTACATAGCACACGAGGGAAAACTCTACTGCAAACACCATCATATCCAATTGATCAAGGAGAAGGGAAATTTAAGCCAACTCGAAGGTGACCATGAGAAGAGTGAAAGTAACGGGAAAATCAATGGTGAAGAAGTTTCTGCGGAGGCATGA